The Thalassoroseus pseudoceratinae genome has a segment encoding these proteins:
- a CDS encoding PSP1 C-terminal domain-containing protein — protein MSVLVRYGQVPEVGRFNVACDEPLHRDDEVVLRTQRGLELGRMLQNWTPETVADVSTSDRLSQELADLKVVRKANSADHRKHRELRDQCEAEFEAWRERIYEWKLELELIDSERTLDTEQLILYVLNERGPDCTKLSLYAAAGGLGTVTVQPVGSDGIIQLEPVGGCGSGGCGSGGCSH, from the coding sequence ATGAGTGTTTTGGTCCGTTACGGTCAAGTTCCTGAAGTTGGACGTTTCAATGTCGCGTGCGATGAGCCGTTGCACCGGGACGATGAAGTCGTGTTGCGAACACAACGGGGTCTGGAATTGGGACGAATGCTCCAAAATTGGACGCCGGAGACGGTTGCAGACGTTTCCACGTCGGATCGACTCTCGCAAGAGTTAGCCGACCTGAAGGTTGTGCGGAAAGCGAACTCAGCGGATCACCGAAAACATCGAGAGTTGCGAGATCAGTGCGAAGCCGAATTTGAAGCTTGGCGGGAACGGATATACGAATGGAAATTGGAGTTGGAACTGATCGACTCCGAGCGAACGCTCGACACCGAGCAATTAATCCTTTACGTCCTCAATGAACGTGGGCCCGACTGTACCAAACTCTCGCTCTATGCGGCTGCCGGTGGGTTGGGAACGGTGACAGTTCAACCCGTTGGAAGTGATGGCATCATTCAGTTGGAGCCTGTCGGCGGATGCGGTTCTGGTGGATGTGGCAGTGGCGGATGCAGCCATTGA
- a CDS encoding DUF1501 domain-containing protein: protein MSIDNTSSVRSRREVLYGLGAGLGSVAMTALLADELAAESADHEQSGSPLAPRAGHLPAKAKNCIFLMMEGGPSHIDTFDPKPELAKRHLQKFVRSGQEKSAMESGTRYYVQSPFEFVKAGQSGADIAANWQHLAEVADELCFYRGCQVDSVNHPTAMYQMNCGNRFGGDPGIGAWVTYGLGSMNQDLPGFIVLPEVSYPQGGAANWSNGYLPAHFQGTPLRPKGSPILDLKPPKGITADHQRANLDLLDRLNRRHFSDHAWHDELSARMTNYELAFRMQMQVPEVLDLSQETKETQQRYGLDQDSTSGFGRKCLLARKLVEKGVRFVQLYHGSWDSHDYIARAHGNLVQSVDQPIAALIADLKERGLLESTLIVWCGEFGRTPDNGIRGGTAYGRDHNPNAMTIWLAGGGCKAGHTIGATDELGMSAVEEVHHVRDLHVTLLRLLGLDDNKLTFYHAGRFKQLSQFGGQVIEPLIA, encoded by the coding sequence ATGTCTATTGATAATACCTCGTCGGTTCGATCGAGACGCGAAGTTCTCTACGGCCTTGGGGCCGGTTTGGGAAGTGTGGCGATGACCGCACTGCTCGCAGACGAACTCGCTGCGGAATCGGCCGATCACGAACAGAGTGGCTCTCCATTGGCACCCCGAGCGGGACACCTGCCGGCGAAGGCCAAAAACTGCATTTTCCTGATGATGGAGGGGGGACCGTCGCACATCGACACGTTCGATCCGAAGCCTGAGTTGGCCAAGCGACATCTTCAGAAATTTGTGCGATCTGGACAAGAGAAGTCCGCGATGGAAAGCGGCACACGCTACTACGTGCAAAGTCCATTCGAGTTTGTCAAAGCCGGCCAAAGCGGAGCGGATATAGCGGCGAACTGGCAGCATCTTGCCGAGGTCGCGGATGAACTTTGCTTCTACCGCGGATGCCAGGTCGATAGTGTCAACCACCCCACCGCGATGTACCAGATGAACTGTGGCAACCGGTTTGGTGGCGATCCCGGCATCGGAGCCTGGGTGACTTACGGGTTGGGATCAATGAACCAAGACCTGCCCGGATTCATCGTCTTGCCCGAGGTGAGCTATCCGCAGGGAGGTGCGGCGAATTGGAGCAACGGTTACTTACCGGCACACTTTCAAGGCACACCGTTGCGACCGAAAGGGTCACCGATTCTCGACCTGAAACCGCCGAAGGGCATCACGGCGGACCATCAACGAGCGAACCTGGATTTACTTGATCGCCTGAATCGCCGCCATTTCTCGGACCACGCCTGGCATGATGAATTGTCGGCTCGCATGACGAACTACGAGTTGGCATTCCGAATGCAAATGCAAGTGCCGGAAGTTCTGGATCTGTCCCAAGAAACGAAGGAGACTCAACAACGTTACGGACTGGATCAGGATTCCACGAGCGGATTTGGACGGAAATGTTTACTGGCTCGGAAACTCGTCGAGAAAGGCGTGCGATTCGTGCAGCTGTACCACGGTTCGTGGGATAGCCATGACTATATCGCTCGGGCACATGGCAATCTGGTCCAAAGTGTGGATCAGCCGATCGCAGCACTAATCGCCGACCTCAAAGAACGCGGGCTGCTGGAAAGCACACTCATTGTTTGGTGTGGTGAGTTCGGTCGAACCCCCGACAATGGAATCCGAGGCGGAACTGCGTACGGTCGAGATCATAACCCCAATGCGATGACGATTTGGCTCGCCGGTGGCGGGTGCAAAGCTGGCCACACGATAGGAGCGACCGACGAACTTGGTATGAGTGCGGTTGAAGAAGTTCATCACGTCCGAGACTTGCATGTCACGTTACTGAGACTGCTTGGTTTGGACGACAACAAATTGACGTTTTACCATGCGGGGCGTTTCAAACAACTCAGCCAATTTGGCGGCCAGGTCATCGAACCATTGATCGCGTGA
- a CDS encoding FAD-binding oxidoreductase, which yields MTSISSHRQFVSPVSKAERALLRDQLEQWIVRGRVLTAPAQLAGYDTDGLGYRIYRPDAVVIPADAEELTQLLENADQIGLPICFRGAGTSLSGGPVAAQGGVVVHLSAFRKIREIDVENAWCEVECGVTLNQLERALAPLGMFYPPDPSSGPVCTIGGNVAMNAGGAHCFRYGVTSQYILGVEAILGDGSVHRFGGPAGGRGAWREDWKRLMVGSEGTLAVFTRFWLRLLPCPKKVWTFRATFPDLETAERAIHRLSADESCPVAIELMDPRCVAMVENSPMAVGLPTDAFLILTEIDGLEALVNTRVDSIVDILKESGSDNVAYSDDPKERQRLWKARKVAGGLMGQISADFLVQDAVIPKRSLADVLELVYRESDAAGIPVVNVFHAGDGNLHPNFLFDSKTPGELEKVEQISKRLMKRVIEIDGTLSGEHGIGNDKTAYMPLVFGPDMMRLQLAVSKTFDSHSQLNPLKVFANRRFGESTIKCDSPDEIPQRDHRCFSHFLDPIDGILCVSVDAVVADVQDLAAPHRLRFPLGFDGMNSSLRTQTASTGYASASSRFGPYFDNIVGMNWKLPSGRVVRIGERVVKSTTGYDLLRFLLNAWHVWGDGPTKCPWGEPVDYVLRLRPDCEQTRTIVLTGDRPALHAAANRFRMSCWSHWFDSIDCVQSSFATTDFLRVAVNCSQRDWPVFEAAIRSIAQEWSLSFEVHDEQQINDDCPDFVVKTTPQHALKLAEKITQNFETATCVVLCANGVVHNYFDGLTPEKLTNSLRDLATFVEPSLQLVGGDWSSRHLSPDAPGPVEQSWLETLEREFSI from the coding sequence ATGACCTCTATTTCTAGTCATCGGCAGTTTGTCTCTCCTGTGAGCAAGGCAGAACGTGCATTGCTCCGAGATCAACTCGAGCAGTGGATTGTGCGTGGTCGTGTGCTCACCGCGCCCGCGCAACTCGCAGGGTATGACACGGACGGATTGGGTTATCGAATCTATCGCCCCGATGCTGTTGTCATCCCTGCCGATGCCGAGGAACTGACGCAGTTGCTGGAAAATGCTGATCAAATTGGTTTGCCGATTTGCTTTCGAGGTGCGGGAACGTCGTTGTCTGGTGGTCCTGTTGCGGCTCAAGGTGGAGTCGTCGTGCACTTGTCGGCGTTTCGGAAGATTCGTGAGATTGATGTCGAGAACGCTTGGTGTGAGGTGGAATGTGGTGTCACATTGAACCAATTGGAGCGGGCGTTGGCACCATTGGGAATGTTCTACCCGCCCGATCCATCCAGTGGACCGGTTTGCACCATCGGCGGGAATGTCGCCATGAATGCGGGTGGGGCACACTGTTTTCGGTACGGTGTGACGAGCCAATATATCCTCGGCGTAGAGGCCATTCTTGGGGATGGTTCGGTTCATCGTTTCGGCGGTCCCGCTGGCGGGCGGGGAGCGTGGCGAGAGGATTGGAAGCGGCTGATGGTCGGTTCCGAAGGCACTCTAGCAGTCTTCACTCGGTTTTGGTTGCGATTGCTTCCCTGTCCGAAGAAGGTTTGGACATTTCGCGCGACCTTTCCAGACTTGGAGACAGCGGAGCGGGCAATCCATCGATTGTCGGCTGATGAGTCGTGCCCGGTGGCGATCGAATTGATGGACCCGCGTTGTGTGGCAATGGTCGAAAACAGTCCCATGGCAGTCGGGTTGCCGACGGATGCGTTTCTGATTCTTACAGAAATCGACGGCCTCGAAGCTTTGGTCAACACGCGGGTCGATTCGATTGTGGACATCCTGAAGGAGTCGGGATCTGACAATGTGGCGTACAGTGACGATCCGAAAGAACGGCAGCGATTGTGGAAAGCTCGGAAAGTCGCTGGTGGCTTGATGGGGCAAATTAGCGCCGATTTTCTTGTGCAGGACGCCGTGATACCCAAGCGATCGCTGGCGGATGTTCTGGAACTTGTCTACCGGGAATCTGACGCGGCTGGAATTCCTGTTGTCAACGTATTCCACGCGGGTGACGGCAATTTACACCCCAATTTTTTGTTCGACTCGAAGACTCCCGGCGAACTGGAGAAAGTCGAGCAAATCAGCAAACGTTTGATGAAGCGTGTCATTGAAATCGACGGCACACTCTCTGGTGAGCATGGTATCGGGAATGACAAAACCGCGTACATGCCGTTGGTGTTCGGCCCGGACATGATGCGGTTGCAACTGGCTGTTTCGAAAACGTTCGATTCGCATTCTCAGCTCAACCCATTGAAAGTTTTTGCGAATCGCCGTTTTGGTGAAAGCACTATCAAGTGCGACTCACCCGACGAAATTCCACAACGGGATCATCGGTGCTTTTCTCACTTCTTGGACCCGATTGACGGCATTCTGTGCGTGTCCGTTGATGCTGTTGTCGCCGACGTGCAGGATTTGGCCGCACCTCACCGCCTGCGGTTCCCATTGGGTTTCGACGGGATGAATTCCAGTCTGCGAACGCAAACGGCCAGCACCGGGTACGCGTCTGCGTCGTCGCGGTTTGGGCCATATTTTGACAATATCGTTGGTATGAATTGGAAATTACCAAGCGGACGTGTTGTTCGGATTGGGGAGCGGGTTGTGAAATCGACGACAGGATACGACCTGTTGCGATTCCTGCTCAACGCGTGGCACGTGTGGGGTGATGGTCCCACGAAATGCCCTTGGGGGGAACCGGTTGATTATGTGTTGCGGTTGCGACCGGATTGCGAACAGACGAGGACGATCGTACTGACTGGCGATCGCCCCGCGTTGCATGCTGCGGCGAATCGTTTTCGCATGAGTTGCTGGAGTCATTGGTTTGATTCCATCGATTGCGTGCAAAGTTCCTTTGCAACGACCGACTTCCTGCGAGTCGCGGTCAATTGTTCGCAGCGGGATTGGCCGGTTTTCGAAGCCGCTATCCGTTCGATTGCTCAAGAGTGGTCATTGTCTTTTGAAGTTCACGATGAGCAACAGATCAACGATGATTGCCCCGACTTCGTCGTCAAAACCACGCCACAACACGCCTTGAAATTGGCTGAGAAAATCACACAGAATTTCGAAACGGCGACCTGCGTTGTGCTATGTGCGAACGGTGTCGTTCACAACTACTTCGACGGTTTGACACCGGAAAAGTTGACGAATTCCCTACGTGATTTGGCGACCTTCGTGGAGCCTTCACTTCAGCTTGTTGGTGGCGATTGGTCGTCACGGCATCTTTCACCGGATGCACCGGGACCGGTGGAACAGTCTTGGCTGGAGACTTTGGAACGGGAGTTCTCCATCTGA
- a CDS encoding (Fe-S)-binding protein codes for MERSPNDENSRTKIDPELLSHCVHCGLCLEVCPTYQLSGDENNSPRGRLRLWREESDGRLEPDPWTTTYTAECVGCLACEPACPANVPYGHLLELIRKDHVATGRAQIPKQLRMAAWLVQRPRLFQWLNLPVRWLRRQGWIGHRLAFPGQPKTFQSTAAYAKRLMQIHQPKGPRVALLTGCLMEAVFREINFATVRVLIENNIQVFVPEEQDCCGAFAEHLGLPTPDQKRNRQVFDSKDVDAVVANSSGCGLALQKILADGVPVLDVLKFLSTQPLKHRRRPDDRTRVYVDLPCHLVHGQREAGIPEPVLDATGYQWELAPQARDCCGSGGVYNVTHPDNAHQILAEKSSFLREAPGDPRIVATSNHVCMMQWHSARKRGLVERPFQVQHVIQLLDPGPNGLP; via the coding sequence ATGGAACGGTCACCGAACGATGAGAATTCCCGAACGAAAATCGATCCTGAGTTGCTGAGTCACTGCGTACACTGCGGGTTGTGTCTGGAAGTTTGTCCGACGTACCAGCTGAGCGGCGACGAAAATAATTCGCCGCGGGGACGTCTGCGATTGTGGCGTGAAGAATCCGATGGAAGGCTTGAACCAGACCCATGGACCACGACGTACACGGCCGAATGTGTGGGGTGTCTGGCATGTGAACCGGCCTGCCCCGCAAATGTGCCGTACGGTCATTTACTTGAGCTAATTCGCAAAGACCATGTGGCGACGGGGCGAGCTCAAATTCCGAAGCAGCTTCGGATGGCTGCTTGGTTGGTTCAACGGCCGCGACTTTTTCAATGGTTGAATCTTCCCGTTCGTTGGTTGCGTCGACAAGGCTGGATCGGTCATCGACTTGCGTTTCCTGGCCAACCGAAGACTTTTCAGTCGACGGCTGCTTATGCCAAACGGCTCATGCAAATTCATCAACCGAAAGGGCCTCGTGTCGCTCTTTTGACGGGTTGCTTGATGGAAGCCGTTTTTCGGGAGATCAACTTCGCTACGGTGCGGGTCCTCATTGAAAATAATATCCAGGTGTTCGTGCCAGAGGAGCAAGATTGCTGCGGAGCGTTTGCGGAGCATCTCGGCTTGCCGACTCCGGATCAGAAACGCAATCGGCAGGTCTTCGATTCGAAGGATGTTGACGCTGTCGTTGCAAACTCGTCCGGATGTGGGCTTGCCCTGCAGAAGATCTTGGCAGACGGCGTGCCTGTTCTGGATGTGCTCAAATTTCTGTCAACGCAACCGTTGAAACATCGGCGACGTCCGGACGATCGCACACGAGTGTATGTTGATTTGCCATGTCATCTGGTTCATGGTCAGCGTGAAGCAGGGATTCCAGAACCGGTGCTGGATGCAACCGGCTATCAATGGGAACTTGCTCCGCAAGCGCGGGATTGTTGCGGGTCAGGGGGCGTCTACAACGTGACGCATCCGGATAATGCTCATCAAATCCTTGCCGAAAAGTCTTCGTTTCTGAGGGAAGCTCCGGGCGACCCTCGTATCGTGGCGACATCGAACCACGTCTGCATGATGCAATGGCATTCCGCCAGAAAACGTGGGCTGGTTGAGCGGCCATTTCAGGTCCAACATGTGATTCAATTGCTCGATCCGGGGCCGAACGGACTTCCGTGA
- a CDS encoding PSD1 and planctomycete cytochrome C domain-containing protein gives MLVISCECSVAYANEKVSTSEQLFVRRISTLLREKCRACHGGDPTNIEGSLDVTSLKGLSLGGDSGEPAIVPGKPSESSLYLAVLRDSDEWSAMPPKEAERLSKTETEWLRDWISTGAIWPSKKRQAEIEEAYADEWSVEDGIPVATSGGLSDEWTKRKYDPESLWAYQPVQKPETRRHGSQAIDELIRSRLPDGLEIAGPADAEVLIRRATFDLTGLPPSPDEVTEFANRYAEDADRAMQDLIDRLLSSPHYGERMAQHWLDVVRYADSSGFANDYERGNAWRYRDYVVRSFNNDKPYDQFIREQLAGDEIDANDSESIVAAGFLRMGPWELTGMEVAKVARQRFLDDVTNSVGETFLAHSLQCARCHDHKFDPVPTRDYYGIQAVFATTQLAERKAEFLPTENQSGFSEKTVLERRHKKYKQTLAELDQAMLENAQEWYRQNDKDPSQWNKVVEKLSKQNSQSVFGRARGEMRKLKLAEKDYPPKLVGFTPEQFGLERVARKGIQRLQWEFDRYQPFALSVYSGRTPKLKNVSSPLRMPREPMKIGELERTTILTGGDPFAAGEAVQPSVLSVLDSQVPSKIPASITGRRKAFADWVANPANPLTTRTIVNRIWGWHFGQPIAGNPSNFGSTGKRPTHPELLDWLAATFVEEGWSFKRLHRTIMLSDAYRRSAEHPDRSQLAAYDPQRKSYAVFQPRRLTAEEIRDAMLAATGELNTALGGIPNRPEINLEAALQPRQVMGTFASAWVPNPKPEQRHRRSIYALKLRGLVDPAMDVFNKPSADFSCERRDVSTVTPQVFALFNSQASYSRALALADRVLKQQHGSDREAIDRCFQLAFGRAASPEEQKFCVEHWRQMIERHREISIEFEGQPLEVQRNAIEENTGEKFSFQETLYANSEFVPDLTPKDCDLRTRALADVCLVLFNSNEFCYVY, from the coding sequence ATGCTGGTGATTTCCTGCGAATGTTCCGTCGCGTATGCCAACGAGAAGGTTTCGACGAGCGAGCAACTGTTCGTTCGCCGCATCTCGACGTTGCTGAGAGAGAAGTGTCGTGCATGCCATGGTGGCGATCCGACGAATATCGAGGGATCGCTCGATGTCACCTCACTCAAAGGGTTGAGTTTGGGGGGCGACAGCGGTGAACCCGCCATCGTGCCGGGCAAACCCAGCGAAAGTTCCTTGTACCTCGCCGTGCTCCGCGACAGCGATGAGTGGTCTGCGATGCCACCGAAAGAGGCGGAACGATTGTCGAAAACCGAAACCGAATGGCTGCGAGACTGGATCAGCACCGGTGCCATTTGGCCATCGAAGAAACGCCAGGCCGAGATCGAAGAAGCCTACGCTGACGAGTGGTCGGTCGAGGACGGAATCCCGGTGGCAACGTCCGGGGGATTGTCCGATGAGTGGACAAAACGCAAGTATGATCCTGAATCATTGTGGGCGTACCAACCCGTTCAAAAGCCCGAAACGCGTCGTCATGGATCGCAGGCGATTGACGAATTAATCCGGAGTCGTCTCCCGGATGGCTTGGAAATTGCGGGGCCGGCCGACGCCGAAGTCCTGATCCGTCGAGCGACCTTCGATTTGACGGGACTCCCGCCATCGCCCGATGAGGTCACGGAGTTCGCAAATCGATATGCCGAAGACGCAGACCGCGCGATGCAGGATCTGATCGATCGGCTACTCAGTAGCCCTCACTATGGCGAACGGATGGCTCAACATTGGCTCGATGTGGTTCGCTACGCGGATTCATCGGGATTCGCGAACGACTACGAACGTGGAAACGCTTGGCGATACCGGGACTACGTGGTGCGATCCTTCAACAACGATAAGCCATACGATCAATTCATCCGCGAGCAACTCGCTGGAGACGAGATCGATGCCAACGATTCCGAATCGATCGTAGCGGCCGGTTTCCTTCGGATGGGACCGTGGGAGTTGACCGGCATGGAGGTCGCCAAAGTCGCTCGGCAACGATTTCTCGATGATGTAACCAATAGCGTGGGCGAAACGTTCTTGGCTCATTCATTGCAGTGTGCGCGTTGCCACGATCACAAGTTCGATCCCGTGCCCACTCGGGACTATTACGGTATTCAAGCTGTCTTTGCCACCACGCAGTTGGCGGAACGAAAGGCGGAGTTCTTACCGACGGAAAATCAGAGCGGTTTCAGCGAAAAAACAGTTCTTGAACGACGTCACAAGAAGTACAAGCAGACGCTTGCTGAACTCGATCAAGCCATGTTGGAGAATGCTCAGGAGTGGTATCGTCAGAACGACAAAGACCCATCGCAATGGAACAAAGTTGTCGAGAAGCTCTCGAAACAAAATTCGCAAAGCGTGTTCGGGCGTGCTCGCGGCGAGATGCGAAAATTGAAATTGGCCGAGAAAGATTATCCTCCGAAATTAGTGGGGTTCACACCGGAGCAATTTGGGCTCGAACGGGTCGCTCGCAAGGGAATACAACGCTTGCAATGGGAATTTGACCGGTATCAACCGTTTGCGTTGTCGGTTTATTCGGGACGGACACCGAAGTTAAAAAATGTGTCCTCGCCACTACGGATGCCACGGGAACCGATGAAGATTGGCGAACTCGAGCGAACCACCATCCTCACCGGTGGCGATCCCTTTGCGGCGGGCGAAGCAGTTCAGCCGAGTGTTTTAAGCGTCTTGGATTCCCAGGTTCCGTCGAAAATTCCCGCATCTATCACCGGTCGACGCAAAGCGTTTGCCGATTGGGTCGCAAATCCGGCGAATCCGCTGACGACCCGTACGATCGTGAATCGAATTTGGGGTTGGCACTTTGGGCAGCCGATTGCGGGGAATCCAAGCAATTTCGGCAGCACGGGGAAACGCCCGACTCATCCCGAATTGCTGGATTGGTTGGCCGCGACATTTGTGGAGGAGGGTTGGTCGTTCAAGCGGTTGCATCGCACGATCATGCTGAGTGACGCTTATCGTCGAAGTGCGGAGCATCCCGATCGGTCGCAACTTGCCGCTTACGATCCGCAGAGGAAGAGTTATGCAGTCTTCCAGCCACGACGACTCACCGCCGAAGAAATTCGTGACGCGATGCTAGCCGCAACGGGGGAACTCAACACTGCCTTGGGGGGGATCCCGAATCGTCCGGAAATCAACTTGGAAGCCGCTCTTCAGCCGCGACAGGTGATGGGCACATTCGCGTCGGCTTGGGTGCCGAATCCTAAGCCAGAGCAGCGTCATCGCCGGTCGATCTACGCTTTGAAACTGCGGGGGCTTGTCGACCCGGCCATGGACGTATTCAACAAGCCGTCAGCCGATTTCTCATGTGAACGTCGTGATGTCAGCACGGTGACACCACAAGTGTTTGCCTTGTTCAATAGCCAAGCAAGTTATTCACGGGCGCTGGCATTGGCGGACCGAGTCCTCAAGCAACAGCATGGGTCAGACCGCGAAGCGATCGACCGTTGTTTCCAACTCGCGTTCGGACGAGCCGCGAGTCCTGAGGAACAAAAATTTTGTGTCGAACATTGGCGACAAATGATCGAACGACACCGAGAAATTTCGATTGAATTTGAGGGGCAACCGCTCGAAGTTCAACGGAACGCGATCGAAGAGAACACTGGCGAAAAGTTTTCGTTCCAAGAGACACTCTACGCCAATTCCGAATTTGTCCCCGATCTGACACCGAAGGATTGTGATCTCCGCACACGGGCACTCGCGGATGTTTGCTTAGTCCTCTTCAACTCCAACGAGTTCTGCTATGTCTATTGA
- a CDS encoding phospholipase D-like domain-containing protein, with protein sequence MDLDQIRYQFEQTLDDRRLSRSEKRALSRVLDGVALTPHNLSVLRRLAFEVAATGFNDVPARETLGWLEDVIKLLVPSPEDSIADVESHFSPGDDCPTRIASLFQTAKRTVDVCVFTITDNRIASAIADAHRRGILVRIITDDDKSFDAGSDVERLASIGIEVRRDRSPYHMHHKFAIFDQQTLLTGSYNWTRGAAEYNEENFILSGDLRLIKPFQATFDQLWQQFAATN encoded by the coding sequence ATGGATCTCGATCAAATCAGGTATCAGTTTGAGCAAACACTAGACGATCGACGGTTGTCTCGGAGCGAGAAACGAGCGTTGTCACGCGTCCTGGATGGTGTCGCTTTGACTCCGCACAATCTCAGCGTTTTGCGAAGACTAGCATTCGAAGTCGCGGCGACTGGCTTCAACGATGTACCGGCTCGGGAAACGCTTGGTTGGCTCGAGGATGTGATCAAATTGCTCGTGCCGAGTCCTGAAGATTCGATTGCCGATGTCGAAAGCCATTTTAGTCCAGGCGATGATTGTCCAACGAGAATCGCGAGTCTCTTTCAAACGGCGAAGCGTACAGTTGATGTCTGTGTGTTTACAATTACGGACAATCGGATTGCTTCTGCGATTGCAGACGCTCATCGACGCGGAATCCTCGTGCGAATTATCACGGACGATGACAAATCATTCGATGCCGGGTCCGATGTTGAGCGATTGGCGTCGATTGGTATTGAGGTGCGTCGAGATCGCTCGCCCTATCATATGCATCACAAGTTCGCGATCTTTGACCAGCAAACTCTTCTCACTGGGAGCTACAATTGGACGCGTGGTGCCGCCGAATACAACGAAGAAAATTTTATTCTGTCCGGCGATTTGCGTCTGATCAAACCATTCCAAGCAACCTTCGACCAACTTTGGCAACAATTTGCCGCGACCAATTAA
- a CDS encoding arylsulfatase, whose protein sequence is MKFFRRCVRKTITDRELSHLTSLASRILVFVLLVTSSQDRCSAESKERPNVVLILADDMGFSDLGCYGGEIQTPHLDRLAANGLRFTQFYNTARCWPTRAALLTGYYAQQVHRDALPNLGGGGRGQRQEWARLLPDYLKPHGYRCYHSGKWHIDGPVLDGGFDRSLDMRNQGNFFGSGGNRIDDKPITRQDDTDYYATIATVDHAIECLEDHSKQHATKPFFQYVAFIAPHFPLHALPEDIERYRDRYLDGWGQMRKARHSRQREMGLLNTSLSKLERDVGPPYHFPDALEKLGPGEINRPLPWEDLTDEQQKFQATKMAIHAAMVDRMDREIGRLVKQLQEMQALENTLIFFASDNGASAEIMVRHGGHDPNAEPGSASTYLCLGPGFSSACNTPFRRHKTWVHEGGISTPLIVHWLAGIDAKGEYRRTPAHVIDIVPTIFDVLEIQKPTQWNGEPIPAAPGRSLRPAFSEDISVSRDSLWWLHEGNRAIRVGDWKLVAADNEEWELYNLRKDRSETKNLASTHPEKVRELQQAWQRQLNEISALARKTKELGGQRKRTRQPRSKSSN, encoded by the coding sequence ATGAAATTCTTTAGGCGTTGCGTTCGGAAAACGATCACTGACAGAGAGCTGAGTCATCTCACTTCCTTGGCCAGTCGGATTCTTGTGTTCGTTCTGCTCGTGACTTCGTCACAAGACCGCTGTTCTGCGGAAAGCAAGGAGCGGCCGAATGTTGTACTCATTTTGGCTGATGATATGGGGTTCTCGGATCTTGGTTGTTATGGCGGGGAGATTCAGACACCGCACTTGGATCGTCTAGCAGCGAATGGACTTCGTTTCACACAGTTCTATAACACTGCTCGGTGTTGGCCGACCCGTGCTGCACTTCTTACGGGCTATTATGCGCAGCAAGTCCATCGAGATGCACTGCCGAATCTCGGCGGTGGCGGTCGTGGTCAACGACAAGAATGGGCCCGCCTGCTACCCGACTATTTGAAACCGCACGGGTACCGTTGTTATCACAGCGGAAAGTGGCATATCGATGGACCGGTACTTGATGGTGGTTTTGATCGTTCGCTAGACATGCGGAACCAAGGAAACTTCTTTGGTTCGGGTGGGAACCGGATCGATGATAAGCCAATTACTAGACAAGACGATACCGATTATTACGCGACAATAGCGACGGTCGATCATGCTATTGAATGTTTAGAAGATCATTCGAAGCAGCACGCAACGAAGCCATTCTTTCAATATGTCGCGTTCATCGCGCCGCACTTCCCACTCCACGCCTTGCCGGAAGATATTGAACGCTACCGTGATCGGTATTTGGACGGTTGGGGTCAGATGCGGAAGGCTAGACACAGTCGGCAACGTGAGATGGGACTGTTAAATACTTCCCTCTCGAAGTTGGAACGAGACGTTGGTCCTCCGTATCACTTTCCTGATGCCTTGGAAAAATTGGGACCCGGTGAAATCAATCGACCGTTGCCATGGGAAGACTTGACCGACGAGCAACAGAAGTTCCAAGCCACGAAGATGGCCATTCACGCGGCGATGGTCGATCGAATGGATCGCGAAATTGGGCGGCTTGTTAAACAGCTTCAAGAGATGCAAGCACTTGAGAATACATTAATCTTCTTCGCTTCTGACAATGGAGCCAGTGCAGAGATTATGGTGCGGCACGGTGGACACGATCCGAATGCAGAACCCGGTAGCGCATCAACGTATCTGTGTTTAGGACCTGGCTTCTCGAGTGCATGCAATACCCCGTTTCGTCGGCACAAGACGTGGGTTCACGAAGGAGGAATAAGTACACCTCTGATTGTGCATTGGCTAGCTGGGATCGACGCGAAAGGTGAATACCGTCGCACACCAGCCCATGTGATTGACATCGTACCGACCATTTTCGATGTGCTTGAGATTCAAAAGCCGACACAATGGAACGGTGAGCCAATCCCAGCCGCTCCTGGTCGTAGTCTACGTCCAGCATTTTCTGAGGATATTTCAGTCAGCCGTGATTCACTGTGGTGGTTACACGAGGGTAATCGTGCGATTCGCGTGGGCGACTGGAAATTGGTGGCTGCAGACAACGAAGAGTGGGAGCTCTACAATCTCAGGAAGGATCGCTCAGAGACGAAGAACTTGGCAAGCACGCACCCGGAGAAGGTTCGTGAACTTCAGCAAGCGTGGCAACGTCAACTCAATGAAATCAGTGCCCTTGCCCGAAAGACGAAAGAACTGGGTGGACAACGGAAGCGGACACGCCAACCACGTTCGAAGTCGTCGAATTGA